One Sporomusaceae bacterium FL31 genomic window, CAAGGCTTTATCATTGACCAGACCAAAATCCGCTAAACGCTGAATGACATCTTTACCATACTGATGATGCGAATAAGAGACGTCATAACGGTCTTCGGCAACATGAACATGAACCCCGCGCCCTGTTTCGTCTATGGCTTCTTTCATCAGTTTAAGCGCTTGGTCAGGCATAGTGACTGGGGCGTGACCGCCAATCATGGCTTCTACCAGATAATCTCCCTGACTGGTTTGTTTATCTTTTTCACATAGAACCGCAAATTCTACGTTTTCTTCAACACCAGCCTCTACTTCGTCCAGGCCGCCATTACGATCAGTCGTTTCAAAGCACGTGATTCCCCGCAGGCCGGTTTCTTCAAAAGTTTGCTTGAGGATTCGCAGCGAACCGTTGATCAGAGATGGGGATGCATGATGATCAATGACTGCAGTCGTGCCACAGCGGATAGCCTCAAGAGCACAAGTCAGCCCACTGTAATACAGGATTTCTTCATCAATAGCCTGATCTAGCCGCCACCAAAGATTCTTAAGAATGGAAACAAAATCAGGTGAAGGCTTGATTTTAGCGGTAATGCCCCGAGCCAAACCAGAGTAGAAGTGGTTATGACTGCAGACGATGCCAGGCGTGACCAGCATGCCTTTTAGATCAATGATCCGGCTGGCCTGATAATTTGCGGCAATCCCAGCACCAACGTCAATAATCTTTGTGCCATCAATGACAATGTCTAATCCGCTTTTCAGACTAGGTGGCTGGAACTCAGCCACTGTTGCATTTTTTAATATAATCATGTTTTCACCTCTATGATTCTACCGGGCCAAAGAGCGAAGGTCTTTGAGCGCGGATTTCATTAACCATTGCCAACATGGTTCGGATATTCGGAGGCAGTGTATCGTGGGCTTGATCTAAGCCAATTTCATAAGTAATATTATCCAAGCGTACTAGCAGGGTGCGACCCTCTAAAAGAAAACCCGGATTATTACTGTCAGTAAAATCTTCTTTTGTACTGAACAGAGTTACTTTGTCAGTATAAGGTTTGCCGCGCCAAGGACAGAAGGTTGCACAGTTCCCGCATTCATTGCAATAGGCGTCCAGGTGGACAATTTGATAATGATTACGCATCGATGGCACTGTTACCGTGATATTAGCCCGATTCGGGCACACCTCGACACACTTATTGCAGACATAGTTGCACTCAAGGCAACGCTGATATTCCTGTTGTCCAATCGAAGTATTGACCTTGCTGGTT contains:
- a CDS encoding chlorohydrolase, with product MIILKNATVAEFQPPSLKSGLDIVIDGTKIIDVGAGIAANYQASRIIDLKGMLVTPGIVCSHNHFYSGLARGITAKIKPSPDFVSILKNLWWRLDQAIDEEILYYSGLTCALEAIRCGTTAVIDHHASPSLINGSLRILKQTFEETGLRGITCFETTDRNGGLDEVEAGVEENVEFAVLCEKDKQTSQGDYLVEAMIGGHAPVTMPDQALKLMKEAIDETGRGVHVHVAEDRYDVSYSHHQYGKDVIQRLADFGLVNDKALFAHGLYLSDQDIALLNELNAYLVHNARSNMNNAVGYHPKLSQLNNVALGTDGMGSDMLEEFKFAYFKHKDMGGPLWPDSYLRFLYNGNDLLGRYFDASFGRIAKGYKADLTIFDYEAPTPLLEQNIAGHIAFGLNSRDVATVIINGKIVLENRKFSFDVRPIYEKSRKAAQRLWDKMDNLE